In the Orenia marismortui DSM 5156 genome, one interval contains:
- a CDS encoding sigma-54-dependent transcriptional regulator, protein MNKKILIIDDEKNIRITLKQCLNQDYEVVTAVNGEDGLDKFQADNFDLVLLDMKLPGINGIEVLKQLKELDNNINTIMITGFGTIETAVETMKLGAIDYLRKPFAPDEIREIVKEVINRTNLEASKEELSSYEEYLSYAKSAITKRDFKKGYDYLQKAVSLDADKPEAFNLMGGILELQDKLLEAQKKYRAALALDPSYQPAQDNLERSTQFDYQKEDINLGEKEVEGE, encoded by the coding sequence ATGAATAAGAAGATTTTAATTATCGATGATGAAAAGAATATTAGGATTACTTTAAAACAATGTTTAAATCAGGACTATGAAGTAGTAACAGCTGTAAATGGAGAAGATGGTTTAGATAAATTTCAAGCAGATAACTTTGACTTAGTGTTATTAGATATGAAATTGCCAGGAATTAATGGTATTGAAGTTTTAAAACAGCTTAAGGAATTAGATAATAATATCAATACTATTATGATTACAGGTTTTGGAACGATAGAAACTGCTGTAGAAACTATGAAATTGGGAGCTATAGATTATTTAAGAAAACCCTTTGCTCCTGATGAAATTAGAGAGATAGTTAAGGAGGTAATAAACAGAACAAACTTAGAAGCATCTAAAGAGGAGTTAAGTAGTTATGAAGAATATTTAAGTTATGCGAAATCAGCTATTACCAAGCGTGATTTTAAGAAGGGTTATGACTATCTTCAAAAAGCAGTGAGTTTAGATGCAGATAAACCTGAAGCCTTTAATCTAATGGGGGGGATTTTGGAATTGCAAGATAAACTTTTAGAAGCCCAGAAGAAATATCGGGCAGCTTTAGCTTTAGATCCTTCTTATCAACCTGCTCAAGATAATCTTGAAAGAAGTACTCAATTTGATTATCAAAAAGAAGATATTAATTTAGGAGAGAAAGAAGTGGAAGGAGAGTAG
- a CDS encoding response regulator transcription factor, with the protein MNKILVVEDSKNIITVLKICLSNAGYEVKVVSNGVDAVDLTFDWNPDLILLDIKIPKMNGFLVCETLKKDESTSNIPILMLSAIAEEENIKKAYDLGADDYIIKPIEPSKLLDKIKGYL; encoded by the coding sequence TTGAATAAAATATTAGTTGTTGAAGATAGTAAGAATATTATAACTGTTCTTAAGATTTGTTTAAGTAATGCAGGATATGAAGTTAAAGTAGTATCTAATGGAGTTGATGCAGTAGATTTAACTTTTGATTGGAATCCAGATTTAATTTTATTAGATATAAAGATTCCTAAAATGAATGGTTTTTTAGTTTGTGAAACGTTAAAAAAAGATGAGTCCACAAGTAATATACCAATCTTAATGTTAAGTGCTATTGCAGAAGAAGAAAATATTAAAAAGGCTTATGATTTAGGAGCTGATGATTATATTATCAAGCCTATTGAACCAAGTAAATTATTAGATAAGATTAAGGGTTATTTATAA
- a CDS encoding ATP-binding protein, whose amino-acid sequence MIRNLSLKTKILLGYIVIILITIGVALWSISNFITLNQAIHDIMVENYQSVIAAEKMVESLERQDSAELIFIFGQEDKALDIFQDNQMEFMKSLSRAEDNITIPQEEEIIQNINQDYQLYLENFWKLRQFSSRNNFKEVQNYYLEEIMPQFNKVKKETRRLLLVNQEHMKESQQRANNNASQAIYSTIVFSIMAVILAIILGIYISNLIIRPTKRLTEIVQEVADGDLEQIIEIETKDEIGKLAQEFNSMTQRLREYEEMNVSKLIAEKNKSEAIVKSISNPLLVTDDENRVLLINPRAEKLFSLDESRVSNNHFLETIKDERIFSVIRETLSSGSEQTGKDSKVINFEKDNKEIFFRVTSTPVKNKEGESKLVVTLLDDITHLKEVDEMKSEFVSMVSHEFRTPLTSMNMGIGMLLEENIGDINDNQKELLEVAKEDCERLNNLVDDLLDLSKIESGEINLEFANIQVEKVFTASIKPFIEQSKNKGVDLIAEETKGMAVYADFNKITWVITNLIGNALRYTKKGDQIKLSAEKKGHKVHLSVSDTGAGIPKEYQHKIFDKFVRVGGDKDKDTGSGLGLAISKEMIEAHGGRIWVESELGKGTSFTFTLKLPK is encoded by the coding sequence ATGATTCGAAATCTAAGTTTAAAGACTAAAATACTATTGGGATACATAGTCATAATTTTAATTACTATTGGGGTAGCATTATGGTCTATTAGCAATTTCATAACTCTAAATCAAGCAATACATGATATTATGGTAGAAAATTATCAAAGTGTTATTGCTGCTGAAAAGATGGTAGAGTCTCTTGAAAGACAAGATAGTGCAGAATTGATCTTCATATTTGGGCAAGAGGATAAGGCTTTAGATATTTTCCAAGATAATCAAATGGAATTTATGAAGTCTTTATCAAGAGCTGAAGATAATATTACAATTCCTCAAGAAGAAGAGATAATCCAAAATATTAATCAAGATTATCAGCTTTATTTAGAAAATTTTTGGAAATTACGGCAATTTTCTAGCCGAAATAATTTTAAAGAAGTTCAAAACTACTATTTAGAGGAGATTATGCCCCAATTTAACAAAGTTAAAAAAGAAACTAGAAGGTTACTATTGGTCAACCAAGAACATATGAAAGAATCGCAGCAGAGAGCTAATAATAATGCAAGTCAGGCAATCTATTCTACGATAGTTTTTTCTATAATGGCTGTCATATTAGCGATAATATTAGGAATTTATATTTCTAATTTGATTATTAGACCTACTAAAAGGTTAACAGAAATAGTTCAAGAGGTTGCAGATGGAGATTTAGAACAGATTATTGAAATTGAGACTAAAGATGAAATTGGGAAGTTAGCTCAAGAGTTTAATAGTATGACGCAGCGATTAAGAGAATATGAAGAGATGAATGTTTCTAAATTAATTGCAGAGAAGAATAAGTCTGAAGCTATTGTAAAGAGTATCTCTAATCCTTTATTAGTTACTGATGATGAGAATAGGGTGCTACTAATTAATCCTAGAGCAGAAAAGTTATTTTCATTAGATGAGAGCAGAGTATCAAATAATCACTTTTTAGAAACTATTAAAGATGAACGAATTTTTTCTGTGATTCGTGAAACTTTAAGTTCAGGTTCAGAGCAGACTGGTAAAGATAGCAAAGTAATTAACTTTGAAAAAGACAATAAAGAGATTTTCTTTAGAGTTACTAGTACTCCTGTTAAAAATAAAGAAGGAGAAAGTAAATTAGTAGTAACCTTACTTGATGATATTACCCATCTTAAAGAAGTTGATGAAATGAAGTCTGAATTTGTTTCTATGGTATCTCATGAATTTAGAACCCCTTTAACTTCGATGAATATGGGAATTGGAATGTTATTGGAAGAGAATATTGGTGATATAAATGATAATCAGAAAGAATTATTGGAAGTGGCTAAAGAAGATTGTGAGCGTTTAAATAATTTGGTAGATGACCTGTTAGATTTATCAAAGATAGAGTCAGGTGAGATAAATCTAGAGTTTGCAAATATTCAAGTGGAAAAAGTATTCACAGCCTCAATAAAGCCATTTATTGAGCAATCTAAAAATAAAGGGGTAGATTTGATAGCGGAAGAGACCAAGGGAATGGCAGTTTATGCTGATTTTAACAAAATAACTTGGGTTATTACTAATTTGATTGGTAATGCATTGCGTTATACTAAAAAAGGTGACCAAATAAAACTTTCTGCAGAAAAGAAAGGTCATAAGGTTCATCTTTCTGTAAGTGATACAGGAGCAGGAATTCCTAAGGAATATCAACATAAAATTTTTGATAAATTTGTAAGAGTTGGTGGGGATAAAGATAAAGATACTGGATCTGGATTAGGATTAGCAATTTCTAAAGAAATGATAGAGGCTCATGGAGGAAGAATCTGGGTTGAAAGTGAGCTTGGTAAAGGAACAAGTTTTACTTTTACTCTTAAATTACCAAAGTAG